A region of Osmerus eperlanus chromosome 9, fOsmEpe2.1, whole genome shotgun sequence DNA encodes the following proteins:
- the LOC134027175 gene encoding TOG array regulator of axonemal microtubules protein 1 isoform X2, with product MMIFGLLPQELHKQLLDSKNYQNRTNGVEELKHILLDLDLKPIPSDNIIEFINFLRRLLDDSNFKVLYGTLQVINLLIKKLDYNVEKYSKHIACAALKTLGDTRTVTRNEYMNVFLQLMRSVGPQKVLDLVLGHLRHKNSRVREDVINIITAAMLTHPRKEFNIPSLCFEVAPYLADSKMKVRHAALELFAVFDYCLDPGKKQPLMKAVDRVELSGDVEGLMAAVHARRARHLLPKLSSEGMVEYGLVVPRSGRRSQQCGSGADLEWVLSGGRGGSARSARQQPDPDRLCGYGSLGSLTDDLPLQRRIVSAGKGKNKLPWERSSLPYSEDAQPARVLQTNADQVIREDGLSLSRKLSPETYVPSFGSAEPPSSRRREPLTRLRRSGSLDSDPDIFKSTNFSATDGVATRGRLLSGNPSVERTFSLPSNPPAQGSFLLPCYPLAYLTAGGPSPTPPRRVESSVSMSNTWPNKRDSSPLCREPSPWTHSSGEASSSSSPRPLRASLVSSSSSTSCFRRALSSTRLALPVTPASPAQRDPLQPQNGQMSHPPQLGLQERGMLQEVSQLGLQEPEDESLDRQEMLNSLRSLRCSAAKKRAKVSVSGSDPDSPDSAVRLDLGVESPPRASPTGASPASESGLSSLYSPPLSSLGGSRTSPGNSASSKPRMARVPSAKLRSSVSMDFSCLQALPPQDRVSAAVSVIGQRVPYSGEEPSPPPHRPTGREPIRALRPAKGSQSFSSRTSPASDMCEGVVGRGVFGPSGGSQPAVAVTAAQGDQLPGQLPAGVPPAGVHGLVVSGNHLDTEDTKEKTGASRDAQPQGQPRRQPLPGATEALDSALSTDLQLNNDTLAPIQTDSSPDSSPTSPQGSQSPPLKPSPPEAPPNPLKPSPPEAPPNPRALPRLRRAPSLSTTRPSLSHSSDELSAGSVGQKRDADQQPRPFSKPEQALAQSFRLLNLEDWEKKIEGVAVVRSLALFHPDVLLGRLHDVCVALIQEVKNLRSGVSRVAVGAVGELFCQLQRGVDQELEGLARALLLKAGESNAFIRQDVDAALDSMVQHCTPARCTCALIAGGLGHLSGVVRNRTAHHLTSLVEKMGATRILSGGKPSESLTERVLPAITRLAQDSSQEARFYGRRMLLFLSSHRDFDKMLEKHIPAKDMAAVRDTVFTLKTKGLGEMPQDTPSARGRRSLPGSGTVRASSLTREPLLTRDSQSSVRGQVQSVADKTEYVKNISALMASKDFRERIKGIDQLVSDCELNPALVISSMFPVFDAFMARLQESNSKVCLHALEALPRISSLMKEHLGSLVYLLVPAVVDNHLNSRNSSIYSAAMEALHALTLNLDTSLLLQPLCSKAQFLSGKAKVDLVEKVADLVAELYPRRPQMVEQRVLPLLWHLLGSSGGSGSVQGRGGSSLRGASASLCLALHTHMGPSLVDLAAAQPANIHTSLNELLRSLP from the exons ATGATGATATTTGGATTATTACCCCAGGAGCTACACAAACAGCTCCTGGACTCTAAAAACTATCAGAATCGAACAAATGGGGTGGAAGAGCTGAAACATATTCTTTTGGACTTGGACCTGAAGCCAATCCCCTCGGACAATATTATAGAGTTTATCAATTTCCTCCGCAGGCTACTGGACGACAGCAACTTTAAAGTCTTGTATGGGACTTTACAGGTCATAAACCTTCTTATTAAGAAATTGGATTACAATGTAGAAAAGTATTCCAAGCATATAGCTTGTGCGGCACTGAAAACCCTTGGAGATACTCGCACTGTCACCAGGAATGAGTATATGAATGTATTTCTCCAGTTGATGAGAAGTGTTGGACCACAAAAAGTGTTGGACCTTGTTCTGGGACACTTGAGGCATAAGAACTCCAGAGTCAGAGAAGATGTCATCAATATCATCACGGCTGCTATGCTCACCCACCCCAGAAAGGAGTTCAATATCCCCAGTCTTTGTTTTGAAGTTGCACCTTATCTGGCAGACAGTAAAATGAAGGTCCGTCATGCAGCCCTCGAGCTGTTTGCTGTTTTTGACTATTGCCTTGACCCAGGGAAGAAGCAGCCCCTGATGAAGGCTGTGGACAGAGTTGAGCTCAGTGGAGACGTGGAGGGCCTCATGGCCGCTGTACATGCCAGAAGGGCCAGACACCTGCTTCCCAAGCTGTCCTCTGAAGGGATGGTAGAATACGGCCTTGTGGTCCCCAGGTCTGGACGACGGTCCCAGCAGTGCGGCTCGGGGGCAGACCTGGAGTGGGTGCTGAGCGGAGGGCGGGGAGGCAGTGCCCGCAGTGCCCGACAGCAGCCAGACCCTGACAGGCTGTGTGGCTACGGGAGCCTGGGCTCCCTCACAGACGACCTGCCCCTGCAGAGGAGGATCGTCAGCGCTGGGAAGGGGAAGAACAAGCTGCCCTGGGAGAG GTCGAGTCTCCCCTACTCAGAGGACGCCCAGCCAGCGCGGGTCCTCCAGACGAACGCGGACCAG GTCATCCGTGAAGATGGGCTGTCCCTGTCCAGGAAGCTGAGCCCAGAGACTTATGTCCCCAGCTTTG GTTCTGCAGAGCCCCCGTCCTCCAGGAGACGAGAGCCGCTGACCAGACTGAGGAGGAGTGGAAGCTTGGATTCTGATCCGGACATTTTTAAATCTACAAACTTCTCTGCCACAGATGGAG TGGCCACCAGAGGCCGTCTCCTGTCGGGAAACCCTAGTGTGGAGCGAACCTTCTCGctgccctccaacccccccgccCAGGGCTCCTTCCTGCTGCCCTGCTACCCGCTGGCGTACCTCACCGCAGggggcccctcccccaccccgccccgcaGGGTTGAGTCCTCTGTGTCCATGTCCAACACCTGGCCCAACAAGAGGGACAGCAGCCCGCTCTGCAGAGAGCCCAGCCCTTGGACACACTCCTCAG GTGAGGCCAGCTCCAGCAGCTCTCCCCGCCCGCTGCGTGCGTCTCTGGTGAGCTCCTCTTCCAGCACTTCCTGCTTCCGCCGGGCACTGAGCAGCACACGGCTTGCTTTGCCTGTGACTCCAGCCAGTCCTGCCCAGAGAGACCCGCTCCAGCCCCAGAATGGCCAGATGTCCCACCCTCCCCAGCTGGGCCTGCAGGAGAGGGGCATGCTGCAGGAGGTGTCCCAGCTGGGCCTGCAGGAGCCAGAGGATGAGTCCCTGGACAGACAGGAG ATGCTGAACTCGTTGCGCTCCCTGCGCTGCAGCGCAGCTAAGAAGCGGGCCAAGGTGAGCGTGAGCGGCTCTGACCCAGACAGCCCTGACTCGGCCGTGAGGCTGGACCTAGGAGTGGAGTCCCCGCCCCGGGCCTCCCCCACGGGGGCCAGCCCCGCCAGCGAGAGTGGCCTCTCCAGCCTATACTCCCCGCCCCTCTCCAGCCTCGGAGGTAGCAGGACCAG ccctgggAACTCTGCCTCCTCCAAGCCTCGCATGGCCAGAGTGCCTTCTGCAAAACTGAGGTCTTCTGTGTCAATGGACTTCAGCTGCCTTCAAG CCTTGCCACCCCAAGATAGAGTCTCAGCTGCGGTCAGCGTGATTGGTCAGAGAGTTCCATACTCAGGAGAagagccctccccccctcctcacagaccCACGGGCAgagagccaatcagagctttGCGGCCTGCCAAAG GTTCCCAGAGCTTCAGCTCCAGAACCTCCCCTGCTTCTGACATGTGTGAAGGCGTGGTTGGTCGAG GTGTGTTTGGGCCTTCAGGCGGCAGCCAGCCAGCTGTGGCTGTGACAGCAGCGCAGGGAGACCAGCTCCCCGGCCAGCTCCCTGCTGGGGTGCCCCCTGCTGGGGTGCACGGCCTGGTGGTGTCTGGGAATCACCTGGACACAGAGGACACCAAG GAGAAGACGGGGGCCTCCAGGGACGCCCAGCCGCAGGGCCAACCTCGCCGGCAGCCTCTCCCAGGGGCCACGGAGGCCCTGGACTCAGCCCTCAGCACAG ATCTGCAGCTGAACAATGACACGCTGGCCCCCATCCAGACAGATTCGtcccctgactcctcccccaccagccctcaGGGGTCCCAGAGCCCCCCCCTCAAGCCCAGCCCCCCCGAGGCACCACCTAACCCCCTCAAGCCCAGCCCCCCCGAGGCACCACCTAACCCCCGAGCCCTGCCTCGCCTGAGAagagcccccagcctcagcacTACACgcccctctctgtcacacagctCTG ACGAGCTCTCTGCAGGCAGCGTGGGTCAGAAGAGAGATGCAGATCAGCAGCCACGTCCGTTCTCCAAGCCTGAGCAGGCTCTGGCCCAGAGCTTCAGACTGCTGAACCTGGAGGACTG GGAGAAGAAGATTGAGGGTGTGGCCGTGGTGAGGAGCCTGGCGCTGTTCCATCCTGACGTGCTGCTGGGGCGCCTCCACGACGTGTGTGTGGCCCTCATCCAGGAA GTAAAGAACCTGCGTtcgggagtgtccagggtggcgGTGGGCGCGGTGGGGGAGCTGTTCTGTCAGCTGCAGCGGGGTGTGGACCAGGAGCTGGAGGGGCTGGCCCGGGCGCTGCTGCTGAAGGCCGGGGAGAGCAACGCCTTCATCAGGCAGGACGTGGACGCTGCCCTGGACAGCATGGTGCAGCACTGCACCCCCGCACGCTGTACCTGCGCCCTGAtcgctggggggctggg GCACCTGAGCGGCGTGGTGAGGAACCGCACCGCTCATCACCTGACCAGTCTGGTGGAGAAGATGGGGGCCACACGCATCCTGTCTGGAGGGAAGCCGAGCGAGTCACTCACCGAGCGAGTTCTCCCAGCCATCACCAGGCTGGCCCAGGACTCCTCTCAGGAGGCTag GTTCTACGGCCGGCGGATGTTGCTGTTCCTGTCGTCGCACCGAGACTTTGACAAGATGCTGGAGAAACACATCCCTGCCAAGGACATGGCTGCTGTGAGAGACACCGTCTTCACTCTCAAGACCAAG GGTCTGGGAGAGATGCCCCAGGACACGCCCTCAGCCAGGGGCCGGCGCTCGCTTCCAGGCAGTGGGACGGTCAGAGCCTCGTCTCTCACCAGGGAACCCCTGCTCACACG ggactcccagtccagtgtgagAGGCCAGGTCCAGAGTGTAGCAGATAAGACGGAGTACGTGAAGAACATCTCTGCTCTGATGGCTTCCAAGGACTTCAGAGAGCGCATCAAGGGCATCGACCAGCTGGTATCTGACTGCGAGCTTAACCCCGCCCtggtcatcagcagcatgttCCCA gTGTTTGATGCCTTCATGGCTCGTCTACAGGAGTCCAACAGTAAggtgtgtctgcatgctctGGAGGCTCTGCCCAGGATCTCGTCCCTGATGAAGGAGCACCTGGGCTCGCTGGTGTACCTGCTGGTCCCGGCCGTGGTGGACAACCACCTGAACTCCAGGAACAGCTCCATCTACAGCGCTGCCATGGAGGCCCTCCACGCCCTCACCCTCAACCTGG ACACTAGTCTTCTCCTGCAGCCGCTCTGCAGCAAGGCCCAGTTCCTCAGCGGAAAAGCCAAGGTGGATCTTGTAGAGAAGGTTGCTG ACCTGGTGGCAGAGCTGTACCCCCGCAGGCCCCAGATGGTGGAGCAGAGAGTGCTGCCTCTGCTCTGGCACCTCCTGGGTTCATCTGGAGGCAGCGGGAGTGTCCAGGGCCGGGGGGGCAGCAGCCTGCGGGGGGCCAGTGCCAGCCTGTGTCTCGCTCTCCACACCCACATGGGGCCCAGCCTGGTGGACCTGGCCGCCGCTCAGCCTGCCAACATCCACACCAGCCTGAACGAGCTGCTCCGGAGCCTTCCATGA